AGCATAAAATCCAACTATTGCGTCTTAACTAACACCTAATTTTGCTAGGGTAGAGAAGGAAATGTAATACTCCAAAATATATATGGAGTTAACGACAAACTTTTCTAGTGTACTTTCCTTTGGTAAAATTTTATTGACGGCAAAATTTTGTTGACTACTAGAAAAGTCTCCTAAACATAAAAGGAGAAATTTAGTACTCCAAAATATAAAATATTCCTAGATTAATTTTTAttaactacaaaaaaaaaaatctcctAAGCCTAAAAGAAGAAATTTAATACTCCGAAATATAAAAGGAAAACTTTAATTCTCCAAAATATATATGGAGTTAACGGCAAACTTTTCTAGTGTACTTTCCTTTTGCAAAATTTTTTTGACTACAAGAAAAGTCTCCTAAACATAGAAGGAGAAATTTAGTACtccaaaatataaaaatttccaaGATTGTTAATATAGAGGAATGATTAATTTAGGggaaattaaatgactatttctaaattgtagaaaattaattaaataattattcctaaatattaggaaaatacaCAAATGACTATTTTTAAACAGTAAAAAAGACGAATGATATTTCGTTAAGGCTATtcgtatttttaatataaaatataaatataaaatttaagtaaaaaaTAAACAATATAGATCTATATTGTAGGAAAAAAGTAATTATAGTAATAAAACAATTTCCAAAAATCTCTACTTTTATAGTCGAAGGCCCAATTGACAAATTATTTATATCGTTATGCCCTCCCACATTCTCCTTCATCTCTTTCCTTGCGGCATAGCAAAAAAATACTGAAACTATGAAGGAGTTTACTGTTACTCGAGGTAGACGGGTAAAATTTCAGAACTGGAAACTGCAAAAAAAGGTAGCTACCTTCTTTTGATACAATATTTATTAGCCTTTTGATTTTATACtataacaacttgtttggatggttgttacatattgtattgtatcgtattattactttaaatacaatatttgttttgaatGTTATGGTATCATAATGTTAAATAATAACGAAAAGTGACATTTTACGTAAACGGTCGATTTCGTGTGGTCGCGTCTAAGGGTGTTAAAACGAATCGGAATACCGCATCAAACTGATTAAAAAATCGAttaggtttggtattgagtaaaaaagcCAAACCAAactgatatataaatatataatttttatatatatttttaagtctttatatagaattttctttaaaaaaatatctagaaatatttagGAACCTCTCGTGGTATCATATAATCTACTATtatttaatagaactatgaagtgcttccattttatttatttttaataatggATTGTATCATTACTTTCTTATAAAGTGTTATTCTCTTTGTTCttctatattcatatgtcaatatctatttaattttatatctttttcgaatttgaaatggtATTTCAATAATTTTAAACTTAAATATCTTTATTTAAATTTcattttgatttttatgtttaattattaaattcggttaaccttgaaagcATACATCAATAAAACTATTGTTAGACGATTAAGAAAATAACTATAATGTGTTACAATGTTTGTCATTTTTTTTACATCATATGTTTGTCATTTGTTTTACTAagcatatattcacttatcaaattTTACCTCTAACTTTAACAAAATAAGATATGAATAATATTTATATAACCGAAAAACCCgataaaaccgaaccaatccaaacctgtatagttggtttggtttggttttgataaaaaacgAACTAACACGGTCCACGTACAATTTTATTTATTCTTTACCCTACTTTTTTATATTCTACTTTATTcatatctttttttctttatgaGTAATATTTCAAGTTTATTCTTCGTAATATTGGTGCATGGCATTATAAAACGATGACAAAAAATACAATCTATATATCCAAACATTGAATATATCAAAACGATACAGTACAATGCAATATAATACGAtacgatacgatacattatgaaacgacacATAACAACCATATATCCAAACAAGTTGTCAAGGGTTTGGATTAGTTTTTAGCGTATTGATTGAAGTTTTTTGCTGAATGATATTGGGTTTAATTGAAAATATCGTAATATGTGCTGTTGTTTGATGCTATTGCAGCCTAACAAGTCAATATTAAGGAAAAGTACAGAGGAAGAGGAggggaataataataataatgagttTAACAATCTACCTGTTGATGTTATAAGCTCTATTTTTATAAGATGCCCGGTGAATACGTTATCCATGTTAAGGTGCGTATCAAAGTCGTGGAATGACTTGATTGCTAGTCCTTTGTTCGTTCATTCTCACCTGGAACATTCAACGGAAACTTCCCAACTTCTTTTTCTGCAACTCAATTATTTGTCACGGTCAAAGAGGCGCAGACTACGATTTGTTTCAGTCGACATGGAAGGAAATGAGGGAGAAAGCAATGAGTTATACGCTGTCACTTTATCTCGTTTCCCATGTTCCGGCCTTTCCGGTTTCCATGTTTCCGCTGGTTTAGTTTTCTTTTCAATGGGTGATCATCGCATGTATTTGTGCAATCCTGTCAAGCAACAATTCTTTGAATTGCCGAAATGTTCACCTACTGTTTTTGATGGAAGTGACAAATTTGGGTTTGGATATCTTCGTTCAACTAAGGAATATAAAGTGGTGCGTATTTTCAATGGGGATCCCGAGATTAATGATTGGAAACCTCAGCTAAGAGGCAAGGTGCTTACCCTAAATGGCATTATTTCTAGTGAA
The DNA window shown above is from Nicotiana tomentosiformis chromosome 8, ASM39032v3, whole genome shotgun sequence and carries:
- the LOC138896764 gene encoding F-box protein At3g07870-like isoform X2; the protein is MKEFTVTRGRRVKFQNWKLQKKPNKSILRKSTEEEEGNNNNNEFNNLPVDVISSIFIRCPVNTLSMLRCVSKSWNDLIASPLFVHSHLEHSTETSQLLFLQLNYLSRSKRRRLRFVSVDMEGNEGESNELYAVTLSRFPCSGLSGFHVSAGLVFFSMGDHRMYLCNPVKQQFFELPKCSPTVFDGSDKFGFGYLRSTKEYKVVRIFNGDPEINDWKPQLRGKVLTLNGIISSEWKEIAEIPPCGPYGPGLLVNECYGVENGGFERDALPARYGYVEFNSRPVDT
- the LOC138896764 gene encoding F-box protein At3g07870-like isoform X1, producing the protein MKEFTVTRGRRVKFQNWKLQKKPNKSILRKSTEEEEGNNNNNEFNNLPVDVISSIFIRCPVNTLSMLRCVSKSWNDLIASPLFVHSHLEHSTETSQLLFLQLNYLSRSKRRRLRFVSVDMEGNEGESNELYAVTLSRFPCSGLSGFHVSAGLVFFSMGDHRMYLCNPVKQQFFELPKCSPTVFDGSDKFGFGYLRSTKEYKVVRIFNGDPEINDWKPQLRGKVLTLNGIISSEWKEIAEIPPCGPYGPGLLVNECMYWPTNMNSLCDQILSFDFENGKFLTISCPSSYNKVMELRMVDLKGMLCLPDMDMWSSTLDLWILKDKISCIWVKECSINLVGLGCNSPILRTWNEEIIVGGWSNRFVFYDLKGKCFRERRINIGLCQDAVGFEIYQKTLFSLGNT